One segment of Streptomyces sp. NBC_00576 DNA contains the following:
- a CDS encoding tyrosine-type recombinase/integrase, translating into METTYDVKVYKILAYKGARKTTYTVRWVVADKRWREPFGTVALAEGFRSELIRATGKGEAFVIATGLPVSHRSKSASMSWYTFAVEYVDARWPELGGNSRKNTAKTLTAVTIALLRVQPTQFAPVAVRTALREWAFNATRRADAPRDVVTILRWVERNSLPVSAWEEAEKVDEVLRAVDTRLDGKQAAAWSKKRHRRILNVVMKHAIRRRILRTNPLPKGKESTTVTKTSNAVDKRSLMNADQAAALLDWIRRRPRGGKRLHACFATLYYCALRPEEAIAMRVQDVTLPGPDAGDQWCELLIHTATPEVGKQWTDTGEIHEERDLKGRAEGETRTVPGHPALTRILRQHIEDEQLKPGDLLFQGETGGILAGSVIRRAWRSARKAVLAPHVFESPTGRRVYDNRHTRLTKWLNDGIPPAQVADWAGNSVPVLLATYARCVEGQLPDLKRRLEAAGDLPELPDAG; encoded by the coding sequence ATGGAGACCACGTACGACGTGAAGGTCTACAAGATCCTCGCGTACAAGGGTGCCCGGAAGACCACGTACACGGTGCGTTGGGTGGTCGCGGACAAGCGCTGGCGTGAACCCTTCGGCACCGTTGCGCTTGCTGAGGGCTTCCGCTCCGAACTGATCCGGGCCACGGGGAAGGGTGAGGCCTTCGTCATCGCCACCGGGCTGCCGGTGTCCCACCGTTCCAAGTCGGCTTCCATGAGCTGGTACACGTTCGCCGTCGAGTACGTGGATGCCCGTTGGCCGGAGCTCGGCGGCAACAGCCGCAAGAACACGGCCAAGACCCTGACAGCGGTCACCATCGCGCTGCTGCGGGTCCAGCCGACTCAGTTCGCCCCGGTGGCCGTGCGGACCGCGCTGCGCGAATGGGCGTTCAACGCGACCCGCCGTGCGGACGCCCCGCGAGACGTGGTGACCATCCTGAGGTGGGTGGAGCGCAACTCCCTGCCGGTCTCGGCCTGGGAGGAGGCAGAGAAGGTCGATGAGGTCCTGCGAGCCGTCGACACGCGCCTCGACGGCAAGCAGGCGGCGGCCTGGTCGAAGAAGCGTCACCGCCGGATCCTCAACGTCGTCATGAAGCACGCGATCCGGCGGCGCATCCTGCGGACCAATCCCCTTCCCAAGGGGAAGGAGTCGACGACTGTCACCAAGACCAGCAACGCCGTGGACAAGCGGTCCTTGATGAATGCGGACCAGGCGGCGGCACTCCTCGACTGGATCCGGCGTCGGCCCCGTGGAGGAAAGCGGCTGCACGCGTGCTTCGCCACGCTGTACTACTGCGCTCTGCGACCGGAGGAAGCCATAGCCATGCGCGTGCAGGACGTGACGCTGCCCGGCCCCGACGCTGGGGACCAATGGTGTGAGCTGCTGATCCATACGGCGACCCCGGAGGTCGGCAAGCAGTGGACCGACACCGGAGAGATCCACGAGGAACGCGACCTGAAGGGCCGTGCCGAGGGCGAGACGCGCACCGTGCCGGGGCATCCCGCCTTGACGCGCATCCTGCGGCAGCACATCGAGGACGAACAGCTCAAGCCCGGTGATCTGCTGTTCCAGGGGGAGACGGGCGGCATCCTCGCGGGTTCGGTCATCCGCCGGGCCTGGCGCAGTGCGCGCAAGGCGGTCTTGGCCCCGCACGTCTTCGAGTCGCCCACAGGGAGGCGGGTGTACGACAACCGGCACACGCGCCTCACGAAGTGGCTCAACGACGGGATCCCGCCCGCCCAGGTGGCCGACTGGGCCGGGAACAGCGTGCCGGTGCTGTTGGCCACTTACGCTCGGTGCGTCGAGGGGCAGTTGCCTGACCTGAAAAGGCGCCTGGAGGCTGCGGGGGATCTCCCCGAGCTGCCCGACGCAGGCTGA